A section of the Mycolicibacterium anyangense genome encodes:
- the dapA gene encoding 4-hydroxy-tetrahydrodipicolinate synthase, which produces MATPFKPDGSLDTDTAARLATRLVDGGCDGLVISGTTGESPTTTDDEKSQLLRAVIEAVGDRARIIAGVGTYDTAHSVHLAKAAAAEGAHGLLVVTPYYSRPPQSGLVAHFTTVADATDLPVILYDIPPRSVVPISWDTMRAVAEHPNIVAVKDAKADLHGAGQIMAETGLAYYSGDDALNLPWLAMGAVGFISVWGHLAAGQLRDVLNAFNSGDIATARKIAVALGPLNDAQTRLGGVTLSKAGLRLQGFDVGDPRLPQMPATAEELDQLAADMRAAGLLR; this is translated from the coding sequence ATGGCGACGCCGTTCAAGCCCGACGGCTCGCTGGACACCGACACCGCTGCGCGGCTGGCCACCCGGCTGGTCGACGGCGGCTGTGACGGTCTGGTGATCTCCGGCACCACCGGCGAGTCGCCGACCACCACCGACGACGAGAAGAGCCAGCTGTTGCGGGCTGTTATCGAGGCGGTCGGGGATCGGGCGCGGATCATCGCCGGTGTCGGCACCTACGACACCGCTCACAGCGTGCACCTGGCCAAGGCCGCCGCCGCCGAGGGCGCGCACGGCCTGCTCGTCGTCACCCCGTACTACTCGCGCCCGCCGCAGTCGGGCCTGGTGGCGCACTTCACCACCGTCGCCGATGCCACCGATCTGCCGGTCATCCTCTACGACATCCCGCCGCGCTCGGTGGTACCCATCAGCTGGGACACCATGCGCGCGGTCGCCGAGCACCCCAACATCGTCGCGGTCAAGGACGCCAAGGCCGACCTGCACGGCGCCGGCCAGATCATGGCCGAGACCGGGCTGGCCTACTACTCCGGTGACGACGCCCTCAATCTGCCCTGGCTGGCCATGGGAGCGGTGGGCTTCATCAGCGTGTGGGGACACCTGGCGGCCGGCCAATTGCGGGATGTGTTGAATGCCTTCAACTCCGGAGATATCGCCACCGCGCGCAAGATCGCGGTGGCCCTGGGCCCGTTGAACGACGCCCAGACCCGCCTCGGTGGCGTGACGTTGTCCAAAGCCGGCCTGCGATTGCAGGGTTTCGACGTCGGCGATCCCCGGCTGCCGCAGATGCCGGCCACCGCCGAGGAACTCGACCAGCTGGCGGCCGACATGCGGGCCGCCGGCCTGCTCCGGTGA
- a CDS encoding ribonuclease J, whose translation MNGELTPPGPLAPGALRLTPLGGVGEIGRNMMVFEHLGRLLIVDCGALFPTHDEPGVDLILPDIRLIQDRLEDVEAIVLTHAHEDHIGAIPFLLKLRADIPIVGSKFTLALVAAKCREHRITPVVVEVAENQRSTHGVFECQYFAVNHSIPDALAIAIHTGAGTVLHTGDIKLDQLPLDGRPTDLPGMSRLGDAGVDLFLCDSTNSELPGVGPSESEVGPNLHRLIRGAEGQRVIVACFASNVDRVQQIIDASVALGRKVSFVGRSMLRNMGIAKDLGMLRIDDRDVVDIGAAEEMLPGQVVLITTGTQGEPMAALSRMSRGEHRSITITPDDLIILSSSLIPGNEEAVYGVMDALAKIGARVVTNQQVRVHVSGHAYSGELLFLYNGVRPRNVMPVHGTWRMLRANAKLAAGTGVPEDRILLTENGVSVDLQGGIARIAGAVPVGKMFVDGLITGDVGDATLGERLILSSGFVAITVVLRRGTGRVAAPPQLHSRGFSEDPKALEPAARKVEAELESLAADNVVDPVRIAQAVRRTVGKWVGETYRRQPMIVPTVIEI comes from the coding sequence GTGAACGGCGAACTGACACCCCCGGGACCGCTGGCTCCCGGTGCGTTGCGCCTCACCCCGCTGGGCGGGGTCGGCGAAATCGGCCGCAACATGATGGTTTTCGAGCACCTGGGCCGACTGCTGATCGTCGACTGCGGGGCGTTGTTCCCCACCCACGACGAGCCCGGCGTCGACCTCATCCTGCCCGACATCCGCCTCATCCAGGACCGCCTGGAGGATGTCGAGGCCATTGTGCTCACCCACGCCCATGAAGACCACATCGGCGCGATCCCGTTCCTGCTCAAGCTGCGCGCCGACATCCCGATCGTCGGATCCAAATTCACCCTGGCGCTGGTCGCTGCGAAGTGCCGCGAGCACCGCATCACCCCGGTCGTCGTCGAAGTCGCCGAGAACCAGCGCAGTACCCACGGTGTGTTCGAGTGCCAGTACTTCGCGGTCAACCATTCCATCCCGGATGCGCTGGCGATCGCGATCCACACCGGCGCCGGGACGGTGCTGCACACCGGTGACATCAAACTCGACCAGCTGCCGCTCGACGGCCGGCCCACCGACCTGCCCGGGATGTCGCGCCTCGGCGACGCCGGCGTGGACCTGTTCCTGTGCGACTCGACCAACTCCGAGCTGCCCGGGGTAGGCCCCTCGGAAAGTGAGGTCGGGCCCAACCTGCACCGGCTGATCCGCGGCGCTGAGGGGCAGCGCGTCATCGTGGCGTGCTTCGCCTCCAACGTCGACCGGGTGCAGCAGATCATCGACGCATCGGTGGCGCTGGGCCGCAAGGTCTCCTTCGTCGGCCGGTCGATGCTCCGCAACATGGGGATCGCCAAGGATCTGGGCATGTTGCGCATCGACGACCGCGATGTCGTCGACATCGGGGCCGCCGAGGAGATGCTGCCCGGCCAGGTGGTGCTGATCACCACCGGCACCCAGGGCGAGCCGATGGCCGCACTGTCGCGGATGTCGCGTGGTGAGCATCGCAGCATCACCATCACACCGGACGACCTGATCATCCTGTCGTCGTCGCTGATTCCCGGCAATGAAGAAGCCGTGTACGGCGTCATGGACGCGCTGGCCAAGATCGGCGCCCGGGTGGTCACCAATCAGCAAGTGCGGGTGCATGTTTCCGGTCACGCCTACTCCGGTGAACTGTTGTTCCTGTACAACGGGGTGCGACCGCGCAACGTGATGCCGGTGCACGGCACCTGGCGGATGCTGCGGGCCAATGCCAAACTGGCCGCCGGGACCGGTGTTCCCGAGGATCGAATCTTGTTGACCGAGAACGGCGTCAGCGTGGATCTTCAGGGTGGTATCGCCAGGATCGCCGGGGCGGTGCCGGTGGGCAAGATGTTCGTCGACGGTCTCATCACCGGGGACGTCGGCGATGCGACGCTGGGTGAGCGGCTGATCCTGAGTTCGGGCTTCGTGGCCATCACCGTCGTGCTGCGGCGTGGCACCGGACGCGTCGCGGCCCCGCCGCAATTGCACTCCCGCGGCTTCTCCGAGGACCCCAAGGCTCTGGAACCGGCGGCCCGCAAGGTCGAGGCCGAACTGGAGTCGCTAGCCGCCGACAACGTCGTCGACCCGGTGCGCATCGCGCAGGCGGTGCGCCGCACCGTCGGCAAGTGGGTGGGTGAGACCTACCGGCGTCAGCCGATGATCGTGCCGACGGTCATCGAGATCT